The genomic region AGCAGGAAGATCGACAACGGCGGCAGGAGATCGGGCAGGATCGCGAAACGTTCTTTCCAGGCAACGCTGAGCCGGCGCCCGGCCCAAGCGGGGCGCAGAGCGCAGGCGGCAAGAACGGTGAGGCTGAACAGCAAAGCGAGCAGGAAGCCCGGGATGAACCCCGCAAGATAGAGCTTCGGGATCGAGGTGTTGGTCAGCGCCCCGTAGATGATCAGGTTGATCGAGGGGGGAATGAGGATGCCGAGGGTTCCGGAGGAGGCGATCGTGCCGAGGAACAGCCGCTCGTTGTAGCCGAAACGCCTGATCTCGCCGATCGCGGTGGTGCCGACGGTCGCCGCCGTCGCCACCGACGAGCCGCAGGTGGCGGCGAACAGCGCGCAGGTGCCGATATTAGCGTGCATCAGCCCGCCAGGCAGCCAGGAGAGCCATTTCGCCATCGCACCATACATCCGGGCCGCCATCCCCGACCGAAGCAGGAGCTCGCCGAGCAGGATGAAGAACGGCACCGCGACCAGAACGCCGTCGTTGCCGGCGTTCCATGCCATCTGCCCGATGCCGCGCCAGACCGGCATGAAGGCATACGTGTCCGAGAGATAGAGGCCGACGAGCCCCATCGCCGCGGCGACCGGAACCGAGAGGGCGAGCAGGAGAAACAGGCCGCCGAAGGTCGCCCCGATCATCGCGTCCGCCCGCCCTCCGCCGAAGCCATCCCGGCCGCCTCAGCGCCGCGCAGCGTCGCGCTCGAGGATCGCCTTCGCCTCGGCGATCTCCTCCTCCACCTCCTGCTTGGCGGTGCGCGAGCCGATCAGCCGCGCCGAGGTGGTGAGATCGCCCGCAAGCACGGCGATGAGTGCGCGCAGCCACAGGAGCGCGGCGAGCGAGACGAACACGATGAGCCCCGCCACCCAGAGCGACTGCGGGATGGCAAGCGGCGTCTGCAGCGGCGTCATCGACCGCGCCCCGAGCGAGACGGTCCGCATCAGATAGGCCCAGGCGAACCAGGCGAGGAAGCCGAAGAAGAAGGTCGTGAGGGCGAGCGCGACCAGATCAAGGAGCGCCTGCAGCCGCTTCGGCAGGAGCGCGTAGAGCGTGTCGATGCGGATATGCGCGCGGGACAAGAGGGCGAAACCGAACGCCCAGGCCGAGGCGATCGCGAGCACGTAGCCCGCGAGCTCGT from Elioraea tepida harbors:
- a CDS encoding TRAP transporter large permease, whose amino-acid sequence is MIGATFGGLFLLLALSVPVAAAMGLVGLYLSDTYAFMPVWRGIGQMAWNAGNDGVLVAVPFFILLGELLLRSGMAARMYGAMAKWLSWLPGGLMHANIGTCALFAATCGSSVATAATVGTTAIGEIRRFGYNERLFLGTIASSGTLGILIPPSINLIIYGALTNTSIPKLYLAGFIPGFLLALLFSLTVLAACALRPAWAGRRLSVAWKERFAILPDLLPPLSIFLLVVGSIYAGWATPTEAAALGVLGALLLAALNRRLTPSVLREVVEGTMRTTGMTMLILVGAYFLNFVMGTVGLTRRVGAFMNDLALGPTLTILVIVGFYILLGCFMETLSMMVATVPIFTPVAVSLGYDPVWFGILVILLVETAMITPPVGINLFVVHGLRGEGSLNDVILGALPFVLTLMVMIGLVIAFPGIVLFLPRAMG
- a CDS encoding TRAP transporter small permease subunit translates to MAALLDRLIGVLGALARGGAWFGGALLFAAAFMIGAEVLLRKLAGISIGGADELAGYVLAIASAWAFGFALLSRAHIRIDTLYALLPKRLQALLDLVALALTTFFFGFLAWFAWAYLMRTVSLGARSMTPLQTPLAIPQSLWVAGLIVFVSLAALLWLRALIAVLAGDLTTSARLIGSRTAKQEVEEEIAEAKAILERDAARR